The Candidatus Nanohalovita haloferacivicina genome has a window encoding:
- the gatC gene encoding Asp-tRNA(Asn)/Glu-tRNA(Gln) amidotransferase subunit GatC, whose protein sequence is MVDVETVKKVAKNARIKLEEGEAEEFKEDFDNILEKFSSLDEVDTEDVEPAFHPVEVESKTRPDEKEETLDREEVFQNTDNEEEGFFKGPSA, encoded by the coding sequence ATGGTTGACGTTGAAACTGTAAAGAAGGTCGCAAAGAACGCAAGGATCAAACTTGAGGAAGGAGAAGCAGAAGAATTCAAGGAGGACTTCGACAACATTCTAGAGAAATTCTCATCTCTTGACGAAGTAGATACCGAAGATGTAGAACCTGCATTCCATCCAGTAGAAGTTGAATCAAAGACCAGGCCTGACGAAAAAGAAGAAACACTGGACAGAGAAGAAGTATTCCAGAACACTGACAACGAGGAAGAAGGATTCTTCAAAGGCCCAAGCGCATAA
- a CDS encoding metallophosphoesterase: MKIGIVSDTHDNIEKAEKAADFFEGRVEKVFHCGDMVAPFTAEVFDRDFEFYSVRGNNDGEWNLKQAVQKFGDFHNNMMEVEVDSLKIAVYHGTEEEIVNGLVEKDYDYVFRGHTHERKLEEKGDTVEVNPGGIKLPGQEEGFSVAVLYTEQQEIEFHLMEE; encoded by the coding sequence ATGAAAATAGGAATAGTCTCCGACACCCACGACAACATAGAAAAAGCGGAGAAAGCCGCAGACTTCTTCGAAGGCCGTGTAGAAAAAGTATTCCACTGCGGCGACATGGTTGCGCCATTCACAGCAGAAGTATTCGACAGAGACTTCGAGTTCTACTCAGTAAGAGGAAACAATGATGGGGAATGGAACCTCAAACAGGCAGTACAGAAATTCGGAGATTTCCACAATAATATGATGGAGGTCGAAGTTGACAGCCTGAAAATCGCGGTATACCACGGAACTGAGGAAGAGATAGTTAACGGCTTGGTAGAGAAAGATTACGATTATGTATTCAGAGGCCACACTCATGAGAGAAAACTTGAGGAAAAAGGAGATACAGTAGAGGTTAATCCTGGCGGGATAAAGTTGCCAGGCCAGGAAGAAGGTTTTTCGGTCGCGGTTCTTTATACGGAGCAGCAGGAGATAGAGTTCCATCTAATGGAGGAGTGA
- a CDS encoding amidase family protein — MGLKEVVESDEEVNHEEFLQELKDKNEELNFMREIEQGETKEGPLNNVPFVVKDAICTEGTTTSAGSKILENYTPVFDATVVERLKEAGARFYGKTNQDEFGFGTFSTNCAFETPRNPHDEERVVGGSSGGAGAIVAAMDQPLISIGESTGGSITNPAAYNGVVGITPTYGRVSRYGLVDYANSLDKIGVLAETVFGVAKGLEVIAGEDERDQTTSEKEVPEYSTNLSETEGKLAVPVQYLELEGVEEGVMENFKASIEELEEKGFTVEEVDMPLLSADVAVPAYYVLAMSEASTNLAKMSGIRYGMEMDPEDFDDFNEYFSEVRSEGFGEEAKRRILLGTYTRQAGYRDEYYIKAAKVRQKIINQYQEIFEEYDAVISPSMPNIAPKIEEAESMAPEEIYAMDTLTVGPNLAGMPMISVPNGESKGMPTGLHIVGDHFEEQKILDLAYNYSN; from the coding sequence ATGGGCCTTAAAGAAGTAGTTGAATCGGACGAAGAAGTAAACCATGAAGAATTCCTGCAGGAACTGAAAGATAAGAATGAAGAGCTAAACTTCATGAGAGAGATCGAGCAGGGAGAAACAAAGGAAGGCCCTCTGAATAATGTGCCGTTTGTTGTAAAAGACGCAATCTGTACGGAAGGAACAACAACTTCTGCAGGATCAAAAATACTAGAAAACTACACTCCGGTATTCGACGCAACAGTAGTGGAAAGACTGAAAGAGGCCGGAGCACGTTTCTACGGCAAAACAAACCAGGACGAGTTCGGATTCGGTACCTTCTCCACGAACTGCGCATTTGAAACACCGAGAAATCCTCACGATGAGGAAAGAGTGGTCGGAGGATCTTCAGGTGGAGCAGGAGCAATCGTTGCAGCAATGGACCAACCTCTAATCTCAATAGGAGAGTCCACAGGAGGATCCATCACAAATCCTGCAGCATACAACGGAGTAGTGGGAATCACACCAACATATGGAAGAGTATCAAGATACGGCCTTGTAGACTACGCAAACTCACTTGACAAAATAGGAGTTCTCGCAGAAACAGTATTTGGAGTAGCGAAAGGCCTGGAAGTAATAGCGGGAGAAGACGAAAGAGATCAGACAACATCAGAAAAAGAAGTACCAGAATACTCCACCAATCTTTCAGAGACAGAAGGAAAACTTGCAGTACCTGTACAGTACCTGGAACTTGAGGGAGTAGAGGAAGGAGTAATGGAGAACTTCAAGGCCTCCATCGAAGAACTTGAGGAAAAAGGATTTACAGTAGAAGAAGTTGACATGCCACTTCTCTCAGCAGATGTAGCTGTGCCAGCATACTACGTTCTCGCGATGAGCGAGGCCTCTACCAACCTGGCAAAAATGTCAGGAATCAGATACGGAATGGAAATGGATCCTGAGGACTTCGACGACTTCAATGAATACTTCTCAGAGGTCAGATCCGAAGGATTCGGTGAAGAGGCCAAGAGAAGAATTCTTCTTGGAACATATACACGCCAGGCAGGATACAGAGATGAATACTACATTAAGGCCGCAAAGGTAAGGCAGAAGATCATCAACCAGTACCAGGAGATCTTTGAGGAATACGATGCAGTAATCAGTCCTTCAATGCCGAACATTGCTCCGAAGATTGAAGAGGCAGAATCCATGGCTCCGGAGGAAATCTATGCGATGGATACTCTCACCGTAGGCCCTAACCTGGCTGGTATGCCGATGATCTCAGTACCTAACGGAGAAAGCAAAGGAATGCCGACAGGCCTTCACATAGTAGGAGACCACTTTGAGGAGCAGAAAATACTGGATCTGGCCTATAACTATTCGAATTAA